A genomic region of Lachnoclostridium edouardi contains the following coding sequences:
- a CDS encoding RNA-binding S4 domain-containing protein, whose product MRLDKFLKVSRLIKRRTVANEACDAGRVFVNDKSAKASYDVKNGDIIEIQFGTKSVKVEVLDVQETVKKDEAKELYRYL is encoded by the coding sequence ATGAGACTTGATAAGTTTTTAAAGGTATCGCGTTTAATCAAAAGAAGGACTGTGGCTAATGAGGCATGTGATGCAGGACGTGTATTTGTCAATGATAAAAGTGCAAAGGCCTCTTATGATGTTAAAAACGGGGATATTATTGAAATCCAGTTTGGCACTAAATCTGTAAAGGTGGAAGTGCTGGATGTACAGGAAACTGTAAAGAAGGATGAAGCCAAAGAACTTTACCGGTACTTATAG
- a CDS encoding DeoR/GlpR family DNA-binding transcription regulator translates to MLKSERLLQIQAMLNKYGKVEVSNLCRIFNVTEMTIRRDLNELEKQNLAIRSHGGAVAVRKNADPQRPYYMRISSHMAEKEAIAAAAMPLIPNGARLFFDSSTTVYCLARCLANTQNLLVVTDTLTTALELNSRTNIHVMCLGGELQKNTNSCSGIFAENMLQSMRFDYAFIGLYGISADGYLSTPSTSEFSLKRTVIEHSAHTVVLIDSSKLVMPNFLQLGHISEIDTIVTDSNAPQSFIDNCRQHDTKLIIANV, encoded by the coding sequence ATGTTAAAAAGCGAAAGATTGTTGCAAATACAAGCTATGCTGAATAAATATGGGAAAGTGGAAGTCAGTAATCTTTGCAGAATATTTAATGTCACTGAGATGACCATCAGACGTGATTTAAACGAGCTAGAAAAGCAGAATCTTGCCATTCGATCTCACGGAGGCGCTGTGGCTGTCCGTAAAAATGCTGATCCCCAGCGCCCTTATTATATGAGAATTTCTTCACATATGGCAGAAAAAGAAGCAATCGCCGCGGCGGCTATGCCTTTAATCCCCAACGGAGCCAGGCTTTTTTTTGATTCCAGCACCACTGTGTATTGTTTGGCCCGCTGTCTGGCCAACACTCAAAATCTGCTTGTAGTTACAGATACTTTAACTACTGCGCTGGAATTAAACTCCAGGACTAACATTCACGTAATGTGTCTGGGCGGAGAGCTTCAAAAAAACACCAATTCCTGTTCAGGCATATTCGCAGAGAACATGCTTCAATCCATGCGTTTTGATTATGCTTTTATTGGTCTTTACGGCATCTCTGCAGACGGATATCTGTCTACTCCAAGTACATCCGAATTCTCTTTAAAACGTACGGTTATTGAACATTCTGCCCACACAGTTGTTCTCATTGACAGCAGCAAGCTGGTCATGCCTAATTTTCTGCAGCTGGGACACATCTCAGAAATCGACACCATTGTTACAGACTCCAACGCTCCCCAGTCCTTTATTGACAACTGCAGACAGCATGACACAAAGTTAATTATTGCAAACGTATAA
- the spoVT gene encoding stage V sporulation protein T yields the protein MKATGIVRRIDDLGRVVIPKEIRRTLRLREGTPLEIFTDREGEIILKKYSPMVELTAFAGQYAEAMAQTTGKIVCITDRDQVIAVSGASKKEMLQKNISHQLENLITERNVLVAAGDEKGFIPVTSDEPEGVTAQVIAPIICEGDAIGAVILLTKEPRARFGDAEIKLVTTAAGFLGRQMEG from the coding sequence ATGAAAGCTACAGGAATTGTAAGAAGAATAGACGATTTAGGAAGGGTAGTGATCCCAAAAGAGATCAGACGCACCCTGCGCCTGCGGGAAGGAACCCCGTTAGAGATCTTCACGGACCGGGAAGGTGAAATTATTTTAAAGAAATATTCACCAATGGTAGAGCTGACTGCTTTTGCAGGACAATATGCAGAGGCCATGGCCCAGACAACGGGAAAAATCGTATGTATTACTGACAGAGATCAGGTAATCGCTGTTTCAGGAGCATCTAAAAAGGAAATGCTGCAGAAAAACATTAGTCATCAGCTGGAAAACCTGATTACAGAAAGAAATGTGCTGGTGGCGGCAGGAGATGAAAAAGGATTTATTCCTGTTACCTCAGATGAACCTGAAGGAGTTACAGCCCAGGTAATTGCGCCGATTATCTGCGAGGGAGACGCTATTGGGGCCGTTATACTGCTGACAAAGGAACCCAGAGCCAGATTTGGCGATGCGGAGATTAAGCTGGTTACTACAGCCGCCGGTTTCCTTGGCCGTCAGATGGAAGGGTAA
- the otnK gene encoding 3-oxo-tetronate kinase: MAIFGCVADDFTGAGDAASFLVKGGLPTQLFNGIPKEGDKVLPGVQAIVIALKTRTQETTSAVEDTMKALLWMGEQGVEHFYLKYCSTFDSTREGNIGPIADRAMELTGSKLSLLCPSLPVNGRTVKDGCLYVNGVPLQESPMKNHPLTPMWDCRIQELMKDQSIYPCKIMDRSWFEKDLEEVAQAFEGEKRTYLIPDYEKDEDGEKIAAMFYNLPLLTGGSGLLEPLARLHAAKLGISGESAVPESTTKGGAFMVAGSCSKATLGQIKYFQEQGGLSCRIDPVAMAEGKESVEDVWSFIKEHQDHPVLVYSSDTADNVKKVQEMGRERIASMLEQASAALAKKAVEAGMTRIIVAGGETSGAVTKGLGFDSYRIGESVAPGVPIMIPAGREDIRLVLKSGNFGQEDFFTKVLEMTEKKEGK, encoded by the coding sequence ATGGCGATTTTTGGCTGTGTAGCAGATGATTTTACAGGAGCAGGGGATGCGGCATCCTTTTTAGTAAAGGGAGGGCTGCCTACCCAGTTATTTAACGGAATACCTAAAGAGGGGGATAAGGTGCTGCCGGGGGTTCAGGCCATTGTCATTGCGTTAAAGACCAGAACCCAGGAAACAACGTCGGCGGTGGAAGATACTATGAAGGCACTGCTGTGGATGGGCGAGCAGGGAGTAGAACATTTTTATTTAAAATATTGCTCTACCTTTGACTCTACCAGGGAGGGAAACATTGGTCCTATTGCAGATAGAGCCATGGAGCTGACTGGGTCTAAGCTTAGCCTTTTATGCCCGTCGCTTCCAGTAAACGGCAGAACAGTGAAAGATGGCTGTCTGTATGTAAACGGCGTTCCACTTCAGGAAAGCCCTATGAAAAATCATCCCCTGACTCCTATGTGGGACTGCAGAATTCAGGAGCTGATGAAGGACCAGAGTATTTATCCCTGTAAAATAATGGACAGGTCCTGGTTTGAAAAAGACCTGGAGGAAGTAGCTCAGGCTTTTGAAGGTGAAAAAAGGACATATTTGATTCCTGATTATGAGAAGGATGAGGACGGAGAAAAAATTGCCGCAATGTTTTACAATCTGCCTCTTTTAACTGGAGGAAGCGGGCTGTTAGAGCCTTTAGCGCGGCTGCACGCGGCAAAGCTGGGAATCAGCGGCGAAAGCGCTGTGCCCGAAAGTACTACTAAGGGCGGGGCGTTTATGGTGGCTGGAAGCTGCTCTAAGGCTACATTAGGACAGATCAAGTATTTTCAGGAACAGGGCGGTTTAAGCTGCAGAATAGACCCGGTTGCAATGGCAGAGGGAAAAGAGTCTGTGGAGGATGTGTGGAGTTTTATTAAAGAACACCAGGATCATCCGGTGCTGGTATACAGCTCTGATACAGCGGATAATGTAAAAAAGGTGCAGGAAATGGGCAGAGAGCGGATTGCTTCCATGCTGGAGCAGGCCTCAGCCGCTCTGGCTAAAAAAGCAGTGGAAGCGGGAATGACCAGAATCATTGTGGCAGGAGGGGAAACCTCCGGGGCTGTAACAAAAGGTCTGGGCTTTGATTCATACAGAATCGGCGAAAGCGTGGCTCCTGGAGTTCCTATTATGATTCCTGCCGGAAGAGAAGATATCCGCCTTGTGTTAAAGTCAGGAAACTTTGGCCAGGAAGATTTCTTTACAAAGGTACTGGAAATGACAGAGAAGAAAGAGGGAAAATAA
- a CDS encoding HU family DNA-binding protein yields MNKTDLVAAIAERTELSKKDAEKAVKAFTDVISEELANSGKIQLVGFGTFEVSERPEREGRNPKTGEPMKIAASRTPKFKPGRVLKDMVNN; encoded by the coding sequence ATGAATAAGACAGACTTAGTCGCAGCAATTGCTGAGAGGACAGAACTTTCCAAGAAAGATGCTGAGAAGGCAGTGAAAGCTTTCACAGATGTTATTTCCGAAGAATTAGCAAATAGTGGAAAAATCCAGTTAGTAGGTTTTGGTACATTTGAAGTATCTGAAAGACCAGAGAGAGAAGGAAGAAATCCTAAGACAGGCGAGCCAATGAAGATTGCAGCATCCAGAACACCAAAGTTTAAACCAGGCAGAGTTCTGAAGGATATGGTAAATAACTAA
- a CDS encoding MazG family protein, which yields MYTFEDLIRIVEKLRDKDKGCPWDKEQTHESMKKCLTDECQEVLLAIDNKDTENLCEELGDLLFQVMIHSQIGKEEKEFTIEDVVDGICRKMVYRHPHVFGDVKVSSTAESNELWKILKNNEKGKKP from the coding sequence ATGTATACATTTGAAGATCTGATCCGGATTGTAGAGAAGCTAAGAGACAAGGATAAGGGCTGCCCATGGGACAAAGAGCAGACCCATGAATCTATGAAGAAATGTCTTACTGACGAATGCCAGGAAGTACTTTTGGCTATTGACAATAAGGACACGGAAAATTTGTGCGAGGAGCTGGGGGACTTATTGTTCCAGGTAATGATTCACAGCCAGATAGGAAAAGAAGAAAAGGAATTTACAATAGAAGACGTTGTTGACGGAATTTGCCGAAAAATGGTGTATCGCCATCCCCATGTTTTTGGAGATGTAAAGGTTAGTTCCACGGCGGAAAGCAACGAATTATGGAAGATCTTAAAAAACAATGAAAAAGGGAAAAAACCTTGA
- a CDS encoding septum formation initiator family protein encodes MKKKVRATSRRQRKDKWGNRMAIIGITLVVGSLAVVVNVRGVSLKDKAVEYQVREDSLKAQLDQENERAKNLEEKRKYVQTKQYIEKVAKEKLGMVKEDEVLLKPANPR; translated from the coding sequence ATGAAAAAAAAGGTAAGAGCCACATCTAGGAGACAGAGAAAAGACAAATGGGGAAACAGGATGGCAATTATCGGGATAACCCTGGTAGTTGGCAGCCTTGCTGTTGTGGTTAATGTGCGGGGCGTTTCCTTAAAGGACAAGGCTGTAGAGTACCAGGTCAGGGAAGACAGCTTAAAAGCTCAATTAGACCAGGAAAATGAGCGGGCCAAGAATCTGGAGGAAAAGCGGAAGTATGTACAGACCAAACAGTACATTGAAAAAGTAGCTAAGGAAAAGCTGGGTATGGTAAAAGAGGACGAGGTTCTTTTAAAGCCGGCTAACCCCAGATAA
- the tnpA gene encoding IS200/IS605 family transposase — MDSNSLSHTKWNCKYHIVFAPKYRRKIAYGKIKQDIANILSMLCKRKGVKIVEAEICPDHVHMLVEIPPSISVSYFVGYLKGKSTLMIFERHTNLKYKYGNRHFWCRGYYVDTVGKNAKKIQEYIANQLQEDLEYDQMTLKEYIDPFTGEPVKANK; from the coding sequence ATGGATAGTAACAGTTTATCACATACAAAATGGAATTGTAAGTATCATATTGTATTTGCACCAAAATATAGGAGAAAAATAGCATACGGAAAAATAAAACAGGATATAGCAAATATTTTAAGTATGTTATGCAAAAGAAAAGGTGTAAAAATTGTAGAAGCAGAGATATGTCCAGATCATGTACATATGCTAGTAGAAATTCCGCCAAGCATTAGTGTATCGTATTTTGTAGGGTATTTGAAAGGAAAAAGTACACTTATGATATTTGAAAGACATACAAATTTGAAATATAAATATGGAAATAGACATTTTTGGTGTCGAGGATATTATGTAGATACGGTAGGGAAAAATGCAAAGAAAATACAGGAATATATAGCAAATCAGTTACAAGAAGATTTGGAATATGATCAGATGACACTGAAAGAGTATATTGACCCGTTTACGGGTGAGCCAGTAAAAGCAAACAAATAA
- the yabP gene encoding sporulation protein YabP, translating to MEEKLTNRPHKLTVLNRSTCCLTGLEDVVSFDENQVVLNTVMGLLTIKGKGLHVSRLTVEKGEIDIDGTVDSLTYSSNEAYKRSGDSLFSRLFK from the coding sequence ATGGAAGAAAAGTTGACAAACCGTCCCCATAAGCTGACGGTTTTAAACCGGTCTACCTGCTGTCTTACAGGGTTAGAGGATGTAGTGTCCTTTGACGAAAATCAGGTGGTTCTCAACACTGTCATGGGACTTTTGACTATAAAGGGAAAGGGGCTTCATGTCAGCCGCCTGACTGTGGAAAAAGGGGAAATTGATATTGACGGCACTGTTGACAGCTTAACCTATTCCTCCAATGAAGCATATAAAAGGTCGGGGGACTCTTTATTTTCCAGGCTTTTTAAATGA
- a CDS encoding class II aldolase/adducin family protein, producing MDEMLKKKIEQAIWVGKSLFDRNKTSGSSANMSFLHEGTVYISGSGTCFGTLKPEDFAAVSLEGTVLSEKKPSKELPLHLYLYQKDSNIGAVLHTHSTYSVLWSFLPVENEKDCIPDHTPYLKMKLGTVGMIPYEKPGTPELFQAFLDRIKHSDGYLLKQHGPVVPGKDILDAFYCLEELEESARIAWELRK from the coding sequence ATGGATGAAATGCTGAAGAAAAAAATAGAACAGGCTATATGGGTAGGAAAAAGCTTATTTGACAGAAATAAAACATCAGGCTCGTCAGCCAATATGAGCTTTCTCCATGAGGGAACTGTATATATCAGCGGCAGCGGCACCTGCTTTGGAACCTTAAAGCCGGAGGACTTTGCAGCAGTGTCCCTGGAGGGAACAGTGCTTTCAGAGAAAAAGCCAAGTAAAGAGCTGCCTCTTCATCTGTATTTATATCAGAAGGATTCTAATATAGGGGCAGTGCTCCATACCCACAGTACATATTCAGTGCTTTGGAGTTTCTTACCTGTGGAAAATGAAAAGGATTGTATTCCAGATCATACGCCATATTTAAAAATGAAGCTGGGAACAGTAGGGATGATTCCATATGAAAAGCCTGGCACACCTGAGCTTTTTCAGGCTTTTTTGGACAGAATTAAGCACAGCGACGGCTATCTTTTGAAGCAGCACGGCCCTGTTGTGCCGGGAAAAGATATTTTAGATGCATTTTACTGCCTGGAAGAGTTGGAAGAAAGCGCCAGAATTGCCTGGGAGCTAAGAAAATAA
- the yabQ gene encoding spore cortex biosynthesis protein YabQ, with protein sequence MRQAVEWLTGSIWGEIRLLYLSFILGGCLMMSYDILRVLRIFIPHNSLWIGIEDLGYWFYAGISTFLLLYRQNDGSLRAYAIVGTVAGMVIYDRLFSRFFLKGLQSVKNFITIKIKKKNKKPVSK encoded by the coding sequence ATGAGACAGGCGGTGGAATGGTTGACTGGAAGCATATGGGGAGAGATCAGACTATTGTATTTAAGTTTCATACTAGGAGGATGTCTGATGATGTCCTATGATATTTTGCGGGTGCTTCGCATCTTTATTCCCCACAACAGTCTGTGGATTGGAATAGAGGACTTAGGATACTGGTTCTATGCAGGGATTTCCACGTTTTTGCTGCTGTACAGGCAGAACGACGGAAGCCTTAGGGCATATGCAATTGTTGGAACTGTGGCCGGAATGGTGATCTACGACAGATTATTCAGCAGGTTTTTTTTAAAAGGCTTGCAATCTGTAAAGAACTTCATTACAATAAAAATTAAGAAGAAAAACAAGAAACCGGTGAGTAAATGA
- a CDS encoding Na+/H+ antiporter NhaC family protein has product MSGTIWSLLPPIVAIALALITKEVYVSLLIGILVGGALFTGFHPLLTAEVTFDIMGSKMGSNINILIFLALLGIVVSLITKSGASKAYGDWASQTIKSKKGALFATIFLGALIFVDDYFNCLTVGTVMRPVTDKYKITRAKLAYIIDATAAPICIIAPVSSWAAAVGSSLPEDCGIDGFTLFLKTIPFNLYALGTLAFMIYITAKNIDFGAMKTYEDKVARLGSEETIDDDSIKITGRGKVIDLVLPILVLIVLCVSAMLYTGGILEGESVVTAFAGCDSSKSLVLGAFFTLVFILVFYLPRKVISYAEFCESIPVGIKAMVPAIIILSLAWTLSGICSEEYLNIGGYVGGIVGENALIGALLPAIFFVVAVGLSFSTGTSWGTFGILIPIAIAILGLENQNVLSINVAAILAGAVCGDHMSPISDTTILASAGAQCNHMNHVSTQIPYALLVAGCSLAGYLTAGITQNGWIGLIVGAAALALVLTAVTKIHKTKEA; this is encoded by the coding sequence ATGTCAGGTACTATATGGTCGTTATTGCCGCCTATTGTGGCGATTGCGCTGGCTCTGATAACAAAGGAAGTGTATGTGTCTCTTCTCATTGGAATTTTGGTGGGGGGAGCCTTATTTACCGGCTTTCATCCGCTGCTGACTGCAGAAGTTACATTTGATATTATGGGAAGTAAAATGGGAAGTAATATTAACATATTAATCTTCCTGGCCCTTTTAGGAATCGTAGTTTCTTTGATTACTAAATCAGGGGCGTCTAAGGCTTACGGGGACTGGGCTTCCCAGACCATAAAAAGCAAAAAGGGAGCTTTATTTGCCACAATATTTCTGGGGGCCTTAATTTTTGTAGACGATTATTTTAACTGTCTGACTGTGGGCACAGTTATGCGCCCTGTAACAGATAAATATAAAATTACCAGGGCTAAGCTGGCTTATATTATTGACGCCACTGCAGCCCCTATATGTATTATAGCTCCAGTGTCCAGCTGGGCGGCAGCAGTAGGATCTTCCCTGCCGGAGGACTGCGGGATTGACGGCTTTACATTATTTTTAAAAACCATACCTTTTAATCTATATGCATTGGGCACTTTGGCTTTTATGATTTACATTACGGCAAAAAATATAGATTTTGGAGCCATGAAAACATATGAAGATAAGGTGGCCAGACTGGGCTCTGAGGAAACCATTGACGATGACAGTATTAAAATTACTGGAAGAGGAAAGGTAATTGATTTGGTGCTGCCTATTTTAGTGCTGATTGTACTGTGCGTCAGCGCAATGCTTTACACAGGAGGAATTCTGGAGGGAGAATCTGTAGTAACTGCTTTTGCAGGATGTGATTCCTCTAAAAGTTTGGTGCTTGGAGCATTCTTTACTTTAGTATTTATTTTAGTATTTTATCTGCCCAGAAAAGTAATCAGCTATGCTGAGTTCTGCGAAAGTATTCCTGTAGGCATTAAGGCTATGGTGCCGGCTATTATTATATTAAGTCTGGCATGGACATTATCCGGTATCTGCAGTGAGGAATATTTAAACATTGGCGGATATGTAGGCGGAATAGTAGGAGAGAATGCTTTGATTGGAGCTCTTTTGCCTGCAATTTTCTTTGTAGTGGCAGTAGGACTTTCCTTTTCTACAGGAACCTCATGGGGAACCTTTGGAATTCTGATTCCTATAGCCATTGCTATATTAGGTCTGGAAAATCAGAACGTACTGTCTATTAACGTAGCTGCAATTTTGGCGGGAGCAGTGTGCGGAGACCACATGTCTCCGATTTCAGATACTACCATATTGGCGTCTGCAGGGGCCCAGTGTAATCACATGAACCATGTGTCCACACAGATTCCATATGCTCTTTTAGTGGCCGGCTGCAGTTTGGCCGGATATTTGACAGCAGGAATCACACAGAACGGCTGGATAGGTTTAATTGTGGGAGCCGCAGCTCTGGCGCTGGTTTTAACAGCAGTAACAAAAATTCATAAAACAAAAGAGGCATAA